Genomic window (Rosa chinensis cultivar Old Blush chromosome 6, RchiOBHm-V2, whole genome shotgun sequence):
GTGTCAGTAGCTGCTATTGCTTTCTTCTTCCATTCCTTTGCCTTTCGCCTCATCTTCATGCCTTTTTCCCCTTCCAGCATTTCCTTGACAAGCACTTCAATCTCATCGCGTTTAACATCATTGTTTACCTCCATACCAATTCCCCAATTGGTACATAGGAAACGACAATTCGTCTGTTGCTCAGCAAAGAAAGGCCAGCAAATTACAGGCACACCCGCTGATATAGTTTCAATAGTAGAATTCCAACCACAATGAGTTAGAAAAACCCCGACTGATGGATGTGCTAGCACCTGCTCCTGTGGACACCAACTTGCTATGTAACCCCTATCCTTAATCTCCTGGAAAAATTCTTCGGGCAAGACAACCGAATCCCCTTTTACCACATCCGGCCTAACAATCCACAAAAAATGGTGCTTGCTATTTGCAAGCCCCCATGCAAATTCTTTCAAATGTTGGTCTGTCATTATAGTTATGCTCCCATAATTCACATACACAACCGAATCGGGTTTCTGTTTGTCAAGCCATTCGAGGCATTTTGCATCTTCTTTCCACAAGCCTGAGCTGAGGGACTTGACCAATTTGTTTTTAGGCATGTGCCTACCAAGCAAAGCAAGTGGACCTATTGTGTAAATGTTGGGAAACATGGCTGAGATTTCTTCTAACACTTCATGCTCAAATTCGTCAAACGTGTTGAGGATGATTGCAGAGGATTTCAAGCAGTTTTGTGCTTCGGATCCCAAGAAGTCGAACATTATGTCGTTGACATCAGTGACTCTGATAAAGCTAGGGATGTCCTTGAGCCTCATATTCTTCATGCCTGGGATCCAATCAATTGGCTTATCGAGTGTACCATCTTGCTTGAAACTTTCATCTGATCGAAATGCATGCAAGGGGAAAAAATGTGAGTAGATAATGTTGATGTTTTACGGTAATTATAATAGTAAATTTGGACAACAAATATCTAAATTCAAGACAGTTACTATTCAATTTATACTATCACTTTAGTTTTCAGTCGTAAAACTTATATTTTATTACTTTAGAACACTCAAGTGTAAGTACATGCAAAGATGACAATATGAGAGGGAGAACAACTTGCTTAATTGAAAGCCAGGAGCAAAACTTAGGAGAGACAATCCTATGTACGTAGAGCCGGCCATTAATATCGATTTACTCATTCTACATGACAAAGAACCCCACACCCACGTCCCCTGCAATTCTGCAAATGAACCTTATTGGCTAGCCTATCCAATTCTGCACTAGAATACAGAGGATACGAATTATTGTAGTAATGGGGCCGATAAGCTAGAAgttgagaatgtgtataaatataactcccacattggaaaaatataactttgtttatgggtttataagggtttgagccacttcatccattgtcaattggttttggatgtgaaccccagattactttatcactaGACACGACTGTGCTTTTAATCTCGATCATTTGTCCGTTGCACTAAAATGTCTAAATCTCAATCATGGGACTGTTAATTATGCTATTTCTCGTTCTAGTGGTGGCCTAGCCTGGTGCTTGTTTATCTCTAgccgtttttcttttcttttcgttttccaCAAGCAAAGGCTTAGCTACGCACGGGCTCTGACAGCCCAcctcaaattttgaaaaaaatgttaatttgtAGCTTGATTTtagttaaaaaaattaaatattaaaatgtagACCACCCAAATTTCTAAACTtagcccatatatatatatatttgtcataTGTATGTTATCTCTTTGCTTGAagtattttattatattttttttttctattctgCTTTAAGAGGCATACTCGCATCAAAAACTTGCTTTTTTGGATAAATAAGGTTAGAATAAAAGTTGGTTGAGAATTATGATACAGATTCAATaaggctatggtatgttaacttTTCTTATACATCAACTACTTTTACCACTATGagaactcattttaccactttaaggattCATTTTACCACTTGAGAATTCATGTGATAACTAAGAAAATTCACCACTTAAAGGattcatgttaccactttgaggactaatattattattttgaggactcatttttcCACTTTAAGGTATTATATGCATGTCATacattaacacattgtagaatttcgaTAATATATGATGTGGTTCAATTTAAGGAAGGAATAAAACATGTTACTTGTaaaagtttttaaaaaaaaaataaattaaaacattagtaaacttttattaatttttttttttagcacaCCCCATTTTAAAATCCTAGCTCCACCATTGTCCACGTACAAGGTCTGTTTTCCTGTGTCTGTTGATTATTTCACAAGTGGGATGAGATAATTTGTAAGGGGTGGCTCTAGATCTGTTTCACTCAGCCTTCCATGTTTGACATTATACGAAGAAGTTTCAAGccaaaaaaaatcaatgtaTATGACTATTCATACCAACTATACACTTAGATTCATTAATACATacataaataaaacataaacaaaactcATTTGAAATTGTTCTTTAATATTAGTTTAGATTGATTTTCTTTACTCGATGGTGATGTATATCTCTTTTTCATCATCCCGTGTTTCATTTATCTCAATAATTAGGTTTCAGAAAGAATGAAGTACCTTTGAATGGAACAATGCCTCGTTTAACAAGTTCGCTGTATTGCAGGTACGCCATGAAGCCACAAGCAGAAGCAGTCCAAAACTGAACCACAGGAATCCCTAGTTCCTCTGTAGCTTCCCTCCCGAATCCCATCAAACCATCTGTGATTACACAACTAACTTGTGGCACTTCACATGATGAATTGATCTTCATCACCAGCTCCTTAAAAGGGCCTAGACATGTTTTCCTAGTGGAGTCACATAAAGCCGGGACATCTTGAGTTGCATCTTTCTCTGAAGGTGGCAACCCGTCCGGTATGGTCTCGAATTGGAAGTCCGGTAGTCCCTTGACAGAGTCGGAACCTCTGGATCGGATTAAACGTCGGTGGTTGAACTCAGTGTTGACAAATGTTATGCGGAATCCCCTGGAGTGCAGAAGCTTGGCTAATTGCATCATGGGGTTAACATGGCCTTGTGCTGGGAAAGGGACACAGACTGCATGCAGTTCTTTGGCTCCTAACCGTGTCAAACCCATCGTAATTTATGAAATATGAAAGTAGCTTGGCAAATCTTGCTTTTATAGCAACATTtagattgccaaaaaaaaaaaaaaggctttccGAGCTTAACTTTGGTTTCTGGTAACATTTATGATTTATGTTAATCTCCCAACCACCTACGCTTCACTAAAACTGTACACATTGCATGAAAACAAGACGACAAAAATGTAGTCCTTTGACCAAGACCTATAATTTAGTCATCCTCAATGACTCTATCTGTCCAACGTACTAGCTGTCTTATGCACAATATAAATTGAGGAAGAGTTTTTAACGAAAACAACTAAAATGAGGACTAATTGATGACTTTTTTATGAGACTtatttttcgatcatattttcacatatgTTTAACTTATATGTAGATCACTTATGAAAATttttaactaaattaaaaattgatAATGCATTTATAATCGTGATtaagttatgaacatgaacattCATATTTAACAGATTTGGTTTCATTAATTTGGTATAGTCTGATACCTTAGCAATTAgcaatttgaaataaaattttcagaaatgatctactcatagatacataaacatctaaaaATTGATTTACcgtaatgtaatcgaaaagtaaGTCTCCCAAACAGTTAATTAGAAAGTCTTAAACCAGTCTTTATTTTAGTGATTCTCAATATAACTGCTCCCTATAAATTAGTATATAGATATAATTCAACACAATATTCATTCACTTACAAACTAAAACATACATAATACAAATTGAATAGAGTTTATTAATTATAGACAACTAGGTAAGCAAAGTAAAAGTTATTTTCAATAAATCAATTCAAACGTATTAGACCCGACACAAAACTATTGTTGTATAAAATCTTGAAGAACTCAATTAACTGGATCCGAGCGGCACAGAGGAAAGGCTATGAACCATTCACATATCTATGGATGGAATTATCACTCACATGTATACTTGACTGATTCTTAAGCTTAATGGTTGATGATGTGACTCCACACAAATAATTGATGAGACAAGAATGAATTGTCACATTAATGATCTTTGCCAAAAGCCAACCAATCTCGGTACGTTTCAGTTAATTTAGTAGTTAATACTTGCGGGTCCAAATTTAAGGGAGTTGGAACGAATTGAATTTGAAGGACTACAGTGAATAAATATGGAGTTGCTGCCTTCAACATAAAGCGCCAA
Coding sequences:
- the LOC112172935 gene encoding linamarin synthase 2, with product MGLTRLGAKELHAVCVPFPAQGHVNPMMQLAKLLHSRGFRITFVNTEFNHRRLIRSRGSDSVKGLPDFQFETIPDGLPPSEKDATQDVPALCDSTRKTCLGPFKELVMKINSSCEVPQVSCVITDGLMGFGREATEELGIPVVQFWTASACGFMAYLQYSELVKRGIVPFKDESFKQDGTLDKPIDWIPGMKNMRLKDIPSFIRVTDVNDIMFDFLGSEAQNCLKSSAIILNTFDEFEHEVLEEISAMFPNIYTIGPLALLGRHMPKNKLVKSLSSGLWKEDAKCLEWLDKQKPDSVVYVNYGSITIMTDQHLKEFAWGLANSKHHFLWIVRPDVVKGDSVVLPEEFFQEIKDRGYIASWCPQEQVLAHPSVGVFLTHCGWNSTIETISAGVPVICWPFFAEQQTNCRFLCTNWGIGMEVNNDVKRDEIEVLVKEMLEGEKGMKMRRKAKEWKKKAIAATDTGGSSYNNFERLIKEALQ